GCCTACTGCGGCGTCGTCGGGCTGAAGCCCAGCTACGGTCGCGTCTCGCGCTACGGGCTGGTCGCCTTCGCCAGCTCGCTCGACCAGATCGGCCCCATCACCCGCGACGTCCGCGACGCGGCCATCTTGCTGGGGCTGATCGCGGGCCACGACCCGCGCGACGCCACCTCGGCGGAGCGGCCGGTGCCGGACTACCTGGAGCGGCTGGAGGAAGGCGTGCGCGGCCTCCGCGTCGGCCTGCCGCGCGAGTACTTCGGCGAGGGGGTGGCGCCGGAGGTGCGCGAGGCGGTGCTGGGCGCGGCGCGCGCCCTGGAGCGGGAGGGGGCGCGGGTGGAGGAGACGGAGCTTCCTTCCACCCGGTACGCGCTGGCGGCCTACTACGTCGTCGCCCCGGCCGAGGCCTCGGCCAACCTGGCCCGCTACGACGGCGTGCGCTACGGTTTCCGCGCCGCGGGGGCGACCAGCTACGCCGACCTCTACGACCGCACGCGCCAGAAGGGCTTCGGCGCCGAGGTGCGGCGTCGGATCATGCTGGGCACCTACGCGCTCAGCGCCGGCTACTACGACCAGTACTACCTGAAGGCCCAGCAGGTGCGGACGCTCATCCGGCGCGAGTTCGGCGAGGCCTTCCGGCGCTTCGACCTGCTCCTGACCCCGACGGCGCCCACCGCGGCCTTCCGCCTGGGCGAGGTCTCCGACCCGCTGACCATGTACATGAACGACATCTGCACCATCCCCGCCAACCTGGCCGGCCTGCCGGCCATCTCGCTCCCCTGCGGCAGCGCCGGGGGGCTGCCGGTGGGCGCCCAGCTGATGGCGGCGCCCTTCGAGGAGGCGCTTCTCCTGCGGGCGGCGCGTGCGCTGGAGGCGGCGCTGAGCCTCCAGCCCTGGCGGCCGGCGGCGGAGCTGGAGGAGGTGGCGCCGTGAGCGGCGCGACGCTCGGCGCAGGCGCGGAGGCGCGGGACGGCCTGCCGGCCGCGTACGAGATGGTGATCGGCCTGGAGGTGCACGTCGAGCTCTCGACGCGCACCAAGATGTTCTGCTCCTGCCCGGCCGACTTCGGCGGCGAACCCAACACCCACGTCTGCCCGGTCTGCCTCGCCCTGCCCGGGGCGCTGCCCGTCCCCAACCGGCGCGCGGTCGAGTTCGCCATCCGGGCGGCTCGCGCCCTCCACTGCGAGATCGCCGCCGAGACCAAGTTCGACAGGAAGAACTACCACTACCCCGACCTGCCCAAGGGCTACCAGATCTCGCAGTACGACCAGCCGCTGGCGAGGAACGGCTGGCTGGAGATCGAGACCGAAGAGGGGCGGCGGCGCATCCGCATCCGCCGCCTGCACATGGAGGAGGACGCGGGCAAGTCGCTCCACGGCGAGGGCGACGGCGAGGCGACGCTCCTGGACTTCAACCGGGCGGGCGTGCCGCTGGTGGAGATCGTCTCCGAGCCCGACCTGCGCTCGCCCGAGGAGGCGCGCGCCTACCTGGAGATGCTGCGCGCCACCGTCTTCTACACCGGCGTCTCCGACGTGAAGATGGAAGAAGGCTCGCTCCGCTGCGACGCCAACGTCTCCATCCGCCCGCGCGGCTCCTCGGAGCTGGGCGTGCTGGTGGAGGTGAAGAACATGAACTCCTTCCGCGCCGTCCAGCGCGCCCTGGCCTACGAGGCGGAGCGGCAGGCGCGGGCGCTGGCGCGCGGCGAGAGGCTGGAGCGCGAGACGCGCCACTGGGACGAGGCCCGCGGCGTCACCCTGCCCGGCCGCTCGAAGGAGGAAGTGAACGACTACCGCTACTTCCCCGAACCCGACCTGGTGCCGCTGCGCATCGACCCCGCCTGGGTGGCCGAGATCGAAGCCTCGCTGCCGGAGCTGCCCGAGGCGCGGCTCGGCCGCTACCAGGAGGCGGGCCTGGCCTACAAGGAGGCCTGGACGCTGGTCGCCCAGCGGGAGCTGGGGGATTTCCTGGACGCCACCGTGGCGGCCGGCGCGCCGCTCCGCCAGGCGGCCAACTGGCTCCTGGGCGAGGTGAGCGCCCGCCTCAACGAGAGCGGCCGGCCCCTGGCCGAGCTCCGTCTCACGCCCGCCGGCCTGGCCGGTCTGGTGGCGCTGGTGGAGGCGGGGACGGTGACGCCCACCCTGGCCAAGCAGGTCTTCGCGCGCATGCTGGAGACCGGCGAGGAGCCCGCCGTCATCGTGGAGCGCGAGGGTCTCGTCCAGATCCGGGACGAGGCCGCGCTGGAGGCGGTGGCGGAGCGCGTCATCGAGGCCAACCCCAAGGTGGTGGCCGACATCCTGAGCGGCAAGGAGAAGGCGGTGGCCGCCCTGGTCGGCCAGGTGATGCGCGAGACGCGGGGCAAGGCCAACGCCGCCAAGGTGAACGAGGTGCTCCGCCGCCGCCTGGCCGAGCTGCGCCAGGCCGAGCCGCGCGGCTGAGCCGGCCGGCGGCCGCCTCAGGGCCGGACGGCGAAGCCCCGCTCGCCCTCCACGGGCGCGCGCGAGGCGGCGTCGACGGCGTCGACGCGGGCGCCGACCGGCCCCCGCTGGCACCAGCGCAGGAAGCTCTCCAGCGCCGCCGCCGGTCCCTGGGCCTCCAGCTCGACGCTGCCGTCCTCGGCGTTCCGCACCCAGCCGCTGAGGCCGAGCCGCTCGGCCTCGGCCCGGGCGCCGAGGCGGAAGCCGACGCCCTGGACGCGGCCGCGGATGCGGAGGTAGAGGCGCAGCGGGCGGCCGCCCCCGCCGGCGCCCGCCTCGTCCGGCCGCCTCGTCTCCGTCTCGCCCATCGGGCTCTCCTCCCGCGGTGGCCGGCGGCTGCGCCGCCGGCGGACTACACTAGATGATCATGGACGAACGGGTCGTGCGGGTCGAGTCGCTGGCCGCCGAGGGCGACGCCGTCGCCCGCGACGAGCAGGGGCTGGCGCTCTTCATCCCCTACGGCGTGCCGGGCGACCGGCTGCGCGTCCGCCTGGTCGAGCGCCATCCGCGCTGGGCGCGGGCGGAGATCCTGGAGATTCTGGAGCCCTCGCCCGTGCGGGCCGAGGCGCCCTGCCCGCTCTTCGGCCGCTGCGGCGGCTGCACCTGGCAGAACGTCCGCTACGGGAGCCAGCTGGAGGCGAAGCGGCGCCTGGTGCGGGACGCGCTGGAGCGCATCGGGCGGCTAGGCGGGGTGGAGGTGGCGGCGACGCTTCCTTCGCCCTCGCCCTGGCGCTACCGGAACAAGGTCTCGCTGCCGCTGGCGCGGAGCGGGGACGGCGGGCTGCGCGCGGGCTTCTACCGCCGGGGGACGCACGAGGTCATCCCCTTCGCCGGCTGTGCCGTCGAGCACCCGCTCATCGACCGGGTGGTGAGGGGCTTCCTGGAGGTGGCCCGGGAGCGGCGCCTGGAGGGCTACGACGAGCGGGAGGGCCGAGGCCTCCTGCGCCACCTGGTGGTGCGGGTGGCGCCGCGGGCGGGCCGTGCGCTGGCGGCGCTGGTGGTGGCGGCCAGCCGCTGGCCGGAGGGGCCGGAGGTGGCGCGCGAGCTGATGCGCCGCCTGCCCGAGCTGGAGGGCGTGGTCGCCTCCGCCCACCCGCGCCCGGGGAACGCCGTCTGGGGCGAGCGCGACTGGCTGCTGGCCGGCCGGGGCGAGCTGGAGGAGGAGATGGAGGTGGCCGGCTGGGGTCGCCTCCGCTTCCGCATCGCCGCCCGCTCCTTCTTCCAGGTGAACGAGGCCCAGGCCGAGCGGCTCTACGCGCTGGCCCTGGAGGGCGCCGCCCTGGCGCCCGGGGCGCGCGTCGTCGACCTCTACACCGGCGTCGGCACGCTGGCGCTCTTCGCCGCGCTGCGCGCCGGCGAGGTGACGGGCGTGGAGGAGGTGCCGGCGGCGGTGGAGGACGCGCGGCGGAACGCCGAGCGGAACGGGTTGGAGGGGAGGGCGCGCTTCCTTCTCGGGCGCGCCGAGACGCTCCTGCCCCGCCTGGTGGCCCGCGGCCGCGCCGCCCCCGACGCCCTCCTCCTCGACCCGCCCAGGAAGGGCGCCGCGCCCGAAGTGCTGGACGCCATCCGCCGTGCCGCCCCGCGCCGCGTGGTCTACGTCTCCTGCAACCCCGCCACCCTGGCGCGCGACCTGGCCCGCCTGGCCGACACCGGCGGGCCGGGCGCCGCCTACCGCGTCGCGCGCGTCACCCCGGTCGACCTCTTCCCCCAGACGGCCCACGTGGAGGCGGTGGCCTGGCTGGAGCGGGCCGGCTAGCCGCTCCGTCCGGGCGGCCGAGGCCCGGGCGGAGCGGTCAGGGGCGGTGCAGGCGGACGCTCCCGTCGGCGGGCGACCAGTCCACGGCGAGACCGGCCGCCTCGGCGGCCCAGCGCAGCGGCACGTAGAAGGTCCCGTTCTCCATGCGCGCGGGCACGTCCATCCAGGCGTCGCCGCGCGAGGAGGCGAGGCGCAGGCTCGAGGCGCGCGCCTCCACCCAGCTGCCGCCCTTCTCCGCCCGCGCGACGGCCGGCCGTTCCGGACTCCAGAGGACGCGCCAGCCCAGCTTCTCGAAGAAGAGGCGGAAGGGGACCATCAGGCGGCCGCCCGCCGTCTGGAGGCCGGCGCCGGCCTCCTCCGGCCCAGCCCCGGCCAGCCCCGGGAAGGGGCGCCCGTCCAGCAGAAGGGCGGGGCCGCCCGCCTCCATGGGCGGGAGCCCGGCGGTGGAGAAGCGGGCGCGGACGAGGAAGGGCTCCGCTCCCCCGGCGGTGAGGACGACGCCCTCCACCGTGTAGACGTAGCTCCGCCCCACCGCGAGCGGCCTCCGCGGCAGGAGGACGACCGTCTCCT
This is a stretch of genomic DNA from Bacillota bacterium. It encodes these proteins:
- the rlmD gene encoding 23S rRNA (uracil(1939)-C(5))-methyltransferase RlmD translates to MIMDERVVRVESLAAEGDAVARDEQGLALFIPYGVPGDRLRVRLVERHPRWARAEILEILEPSPVRAEAPCPLFGRCGGCTWQNVRYGSQLEAKRRLVRDALERIGRLGGVEVAATLPSPSPWRYRNKVSLPLARSGDGGLRAGFYRRGTHEVIPFAGCAVEHPLIDRVVRGFLEVARERRLEGYDEREGRGLLRHLVVRVAPRAGRALAALVVAASRWPEGPEVARELMRRLPELEGVVASAHPRPGNAVWGERDWLLAGRGELEEEMEVAGWGRLRFRIAARSFFQVNEAQAERLYALALEGAALAPGARVVDLYTGVGTLALFAALRAGEVTGVEEVPAAVEDARRNAERNGLEGRARFLLGRAETLLPRLVARGRAAPDALLLDPPRKGAAPEVLDAIRRAAPRRVVYVSCNPATLARDLARLADTGGPGAAYRVARVTPVDLFPQTAHVEAVAWLERAG
- the gatB gene encoding Asp-tRNA(Asn)/Glu-tRNA(Gln) amidotransferase subunit GatB, which gives rise to MVIGLEVHVELSTRTKMFCSCPADFGGEPNTHVCPVCLALPGALPVPNRRAVEFAIRAARALHCEIAAETKFDRKNYHYPDLPKGYQISQYDQPLARNGWLEIETEEGRRRIRIRRLHMEEDAGKSLHGEGDGEATLLDFNRAGVPLVEIVSEPDLRSPEEARAYLEMLRATVFYTGVSDVKMEEGSLRCDANVSIRPRGSSELGVLVEVKNMNSFRAVQRALAYEAERQARALARGERLERETRHWDEARGVTLPGRSKEEVNDYRYFPEPDLVPLRIDPAWVAEIEASLPELPEARLGRYQEAGLAYKEAWTLVAQRELGDFLDATVAAGAPLRQAANWLLGEVSARLNESGRPLAELRLTPAGLAGLVALVEAGTVTPTLAKQVFARMLETGEEPAVIVEREGLVQIRDEAALEAVAERVIEANPKVVADILSGKEKAVAALVGQVMRETRGKANAAKVNEVLRRRLAELRQAEPRG
- a CDS encoding acylphosphatase → MGETETRRPDEAGAGGGGRPLRLYLRIRGRVQGVGFRLGARAEAERLGLSGWVRNAEDGSVELEAQGPAAALESFLRWCQRGPVGARVDAVDAASRAPVEGERGFAVRP
- the gatA gene encoding Asp-tRNA(Asn)/Glu-tRNA(Gln) amidotransferase subunit GatA; translated protein: MAWRPVHELAASGASRREIAELFVERAARLDGRVHAFLTQTPERALEAAERADRAGGGRPSPWAGLPVALKDNLVTRGLRTTCASRMLADWVPPYTATAVERLEAAGLGCLGKTNLDEFAMGSSTEHSAFGPTRNPVDLERVPGGSSGGSAAAVAAAMAPWALGSDTGGSIRQPAAYCGVVGLKPSYGRVSRYGLVAFASSLDQIGPITRDVRDAAILLGLIAGHDPRDATSAERPVPDYLERLEEGVRGLRVGLPREYFGEGVAPEVREAVLGAARALEREGARVEETELPSTRYALAAYYVVAPAEASANLARYDGVRYGFRAAGATSYADLYDRTRQKGFGAEVRRRIMLGTYALSAGYYDQYYLKAQQVRTLIRREFGEAFRRFDLLLTPTAPTAAFRLGEVSDPLTMYMNDICTIPANLAGLPAISLPCGSAGGLPVGAQLMAAPFEEALLLRAARALEAALSLQPWRPAAELEEVAP